The genomic interval GCGTGGACGCAGTTTGCGTTCCGTTCTGGGTCAACGCCGCAAATCTGCCGGCCTTCGTCAGCGGTGCGCGAGCGATGGGCAATCTGTCCGGCATGCTGGTCACCATGCCTCATAAACAACGGATGCTCGCGCTTGTCGACGAACTTGATCCGACTGCCCGTCAGGTCGGGGCGCTCAACGTCATTCGCTGCGAACCGGATGGACGCTGGATTGGCGCGATATTCGACGGCGTTGGCTGCGTTCTTGGGATGCAGTGGGAAGGCAACCATCCGGCGAATAAGTCCGTGCTTCTCGTTGGCGCCGGAGGCGCCGGTAGCGCCATCGCATTTGCCGTCGCGGCTGCTGGCGCTAGCAACCTAACCATATCTGATGTCGATGAGGCCCGGGCTGGCGGCCTTGCGGCATCCGTCGCTGCCGAAACAGGATGCGACGCTCGTTCGGGGCCACCCGACCCGCAAGGATTCGAGATCGTGATCAATGCCACGCCGCTCGGCATGAAAGCAAACGATGCCATGCCGGTCGATCCGGAGCGGCTGGCGCACGGCGCCATTGTCGTCGACATCATCAATGCGGCCGAGCCGACGCCGCTTCGCCGAGCCGCGCAAGCGCGCGGTTGCCGCACCCAGGACGGCGGCCCGATGCATCGGGGGCAGGCCGTCTATGCCCTCAGGTTTCTGGGCTTCGATTACCGCCCCGATGGACGATCAACACCCGACGACGGCCCGCGATAAGCGCTGAGCAGGAATGCCTGACGGCAGAGTCAAGACATAAAAGGCAAGCGCCCGAAGCCGGCAGTCGTCACCCATTCGATTTCGAAGCATGAAGTGATTGAAAATTTTTAAAGGAGAATGCGTATGAGAGTCGCCTTGCTGGAGGTCAGCCATTGGCATGTCCCGCTCTATCTTGATGCGCTGGAGGCGCCGGGGATTGAAGTGGTCGCCGTGTCGGATGCAGAGCATGTCAAGGGAGAGGCTATTGCCGCACGCTTCGGCAGCAAGTTGTATTCGTCGGCCTATGAACTGCTGGAGCGCGAGGAAGTCGATTTCGCATTTGTGTTCGGGCGGCATTCCGAAATGCCGGCGCTCGCGGAGGCCGTGATCGCAAAAAAGATTCCGTTCGCGCTGGAGAAACCGTGCGGTATCAACATGTCGCAGGTCACCCGGCTTCGTGCACTGACCGAGGAAGCCAATCTTTATTGCGCAGTACCGTTGATCTTTCGAATGAGCGAATTACTGAGCTCACTCGAAGATGCCGAGGGGCGCATACCGTCGGATTTCAATTACATGTCCTTCCGTTTCATCGTGGGACCACCGAGTCGGTACGCAGCAGCAGGCGCCGGCTGGGCGCTCGACCCCGAGTATTCCGGAGGCGGATCGACGATCAACGTCGCTACTCATTTCATCGACTTGTTCAGATTGCTCACGGGCAAGGAGATCGCCCGAGTCTCCGCGACGATGAACTCAAGAACGCATCGGGGCGCGGTTGAGGACTATTCCCTGCTGACCATGCAGACCGAAGACGGCGTGATCGGCCTGGTGGAAACGGGATACAGCTTTCCCAGTACCGCCGACGAGCAGCGCGAATTCTCGTTCACTGTGGCATCCGATCGTATGTACGCGAAATCCGGCCCGGACCGGATCGAGATACGCGATAGAAACAATCTTTCCGCAGGCACGCGAAGCCGCCGCCTCCAGCTTGAAACTGACATCTACTACCCCTTGTTCGTCAAGCGGGTACTCGCCGAGTGCCGTACTGGCGCAAGGCCAATCGCGTCATTGCGCGATGCAGAGTTGATGATGCAGGTCATGGATGCGGCCTACGCATCGGCCAGGCAAGGGGGTGCGCTTCAAACTCTCGAGCCGATTCCCAAGTGACGGATTGCCCGGATCGCAAACTCATGCTGCAAACAAGTTATTGCAATGCGGGCAACTACCCATCGCCGAAGGAAGAGGACTGGATCGCGCGCGACTTCCGGCTTACAACTACGGCGACCCGGTGCTCGCGCAGCACAGGCTACTGACCGAGCACCTTCGAATTTGGCACCTGCACCTGCTGATCGGTAACTCGATGGGTGGTATGCACACATGGATCTGAAGTGTGCGGTATCCGGACTTCATGGATGCGCTCGTGCCAATGGCGTCGCAACCGACGGAGATGTCCAGCCGCAACTTGATGCTGCGCCGGATGCTCATCGAGATGGTCCGAAACGACCCGGCGTACCGGGACGGTCATTACGTCAGCCAGCCCAGTTCCTTGCACTTTTATAACGCCTTTTTTGCGCTGGCCACTCTGTGCGCTTACATGATTGCGCTAATTTGCCAAGGTACGAATTCGTTCTGTCCGTAACCATGCTGCTCACTGCGAGTACGATTCCCTGAAGCCACCTCTAGCAGCAATTCGAAAAGCACTCCGCCCAGTTGCTCGATCGTCGTTCTCCCTTCCAACACTTCTCCGCAGTTCAGATCCATATCGTCGGACTGTCGTTGCCAAAGTGCCGTGTTCGTCGCAAGCTTGACGGATGGCGTGGGCGCGCAGCCGTAAGCGGAACCACGTCCCGTCGTGAAGCAGATCAGGTTGGCACCGCCGGCCACCTGGCCCGTAGCCGACACCGGGTCGTAGCCCGGCGTGTCCATAAAAACGAGGCCGCGCGCCGTGACCGGCTGAGCATATTCGTACACCTCGGTCAGATTGGTCGAGCCGGCTTTCGCAATGCCTCCCAGCGATTTTTCAAGGACGGTCGTCAAGCCACCTGCCTTGTTGCCCGCCGACGGATTGTTGTTCATTTGCGCCCCATGTCGATTCGCGTAGGCTTCCCACCACCTGATGCGATCAAGCAGCTTTCGGCCCACCTCAGGCGTTGCGGCGCGGCGCGTTAGCAAGTGCTCCGCGCCATAGATTTCGGGCGTCTCAGAGAGAATGGCAGTGCCGCCGTGCCGCACGAGCAAGTCAACGGCTGCGCCTAGCACCGGATTCGCCGTAATACCCGAATACCCGTCCGAGCCTCCGCATTGAAGACCGACCGTGAGATGACTTGCGCTGACCGCCTCCCGCCGCACGTCGTTTGCTTCGGGCAACATGCGCCGAACCAGTTCGATACCCTTTGCAATCGTCGATGTAGTACCGCCGCTGTCCTGGATCGTGAACGTTCGCAAGCGGTCGTGCTCCCGAAGTCCCTGCGTCTCAAGTAATCGCGGGATCTGATTTGTTTCACATCCCAGACCGACGACCAGCACGCTCGCAAAGTTCGGATGGCATGCATAGCCGCCAATTGTGCGCTGCAGGATTGCGAGACCATCGCCCTCGGAGTCGATGGCGCAGCCGGAACCATGTGTAAGTGCAATCACGCCATCGACGTTCGGAAACTCAGCCAGTTCTTCGGGATGGATATCGCGGCGAAAATGATCAGCAATGGCCCGCGCAACCGTGGCTGAGCAATTCACCGAGGTGAGAATTCCGATGTAGTTGCGCGTGGCCACACGGCCGTCTGCGCGGACGATGCCCTGGAACGTTGCGGGCCGGTTCGAGGGTAGAGTCGGACGCGCTGCCTGCCCGAACGCGTAGTCGCGCGCAAAGTCGCCCATCGCGAGGTTGTGGGTGTGTACATGCTGCCCGGCGCGAATTGGCTGGCTTGCAAAGCCGATTACCTGGCCGTAGCGGTGCACCGCCTCACCCTGTCGGATGTCACGTGTCGCCACTTTGTGACCGGGCGGAATCAGTCCTGACACCGTCACCGCTTCTTTGTCGATCACCGTGCCGGACATAAGCTGTTCGAGCGCGATGACAACATCGTCGGCAGGATTGAGCCGTATGACACGAGCCGACGTCGACGGGGTGGATGGGGCGGACGTGTCGGCGATATTCAACGACATGGCACTACTCCTACGTTTCTCAGGGTGGAGGCCGGTCGCGCTTGGCCACGTGGCATTCGCGCGACGGGCAGTGAAGCGGTGATCGACGACGCTTGACCGCTTAGCCAGCGCTCCAGGGCGTTTTGCAGCGCGTGTACTCAAGTTGATAGAGCGTCGTGTCCGGTGTCGTTGCGCCGGGTTGGGGCAATGACGCGAGTCCCGAAACTAAACGGTCCACCGCTGAACGGACATAGTCTGCCCGGCACCCTTCGACTAACACGATCCATGTAGGTACCTGCGTGCCTTCTGAACGCGCCTTCTTCTCCGCCGTTTCCACCTTGCTGATCGCTTCGTCGGCAAGGCACAGATGCACGCCCGTGATACCCCGCAGATCCACGAGGGAAGGCAGCACGCCCTGACGCAAACCCTTCACGACGTCTGCCCTTGCATCCGAGGGCACGTCGAAGCGCACAGTCATGAGATAGCTACCCTGCCCTACACCGTCCGAATAGGCGACGTGACAGATCGAGCGCGCGACGCTGCGAAACGAGGCGACCACCTGCCGGGTCCACGGCGTCGGCGTATTGAGTCGAGAAAGGTAGTCTTGCGCGCCAAGAACCTCGACCGTGTCGGCCTCGTAAAGATTGAAGTACTCAGGACCCGCATCCAGTGCTATGAAACGCCGACCGCGCCTGAACCCGGGGATCCCGGCGCGTTCGGGCATGTGCTCACGGTTGTGCCACTCGTAGAATTCATCCTTCGCTTCCGGCAGCAGGTCATGCCAGATTGCAACGACGCCAGTTCCAGCAAGGCTCATATCTCCTCCCTTTAACAAATCGAATAGTCTTATGCCGAGGGATACTCGCCACGGCCCCAGGCCGCGCCGAGTGTATCTACGTACTGCACAACCTTTTGTGACTGCTCGCCGAGTCCGCTGCCCCCGAGCGTCATCGTGTCGCCTGCTTTAAGGAAAACTGGCGGTTTCTGACCGAGGCCTACGCCAGGAGGCGTGCCCGTAATAATCACGTCGCCCGCCATCAAAGGCATGAAGCGGCTGAGATACGCCACGATATGCGCAATATTGAAGATCATGGTCCGTGTGTTGCCGGTCTGACGACGCGTGCCGTTGACGTCGAGCCACAGGTCCAGAACCTGCGGGTCGGGAATTTCATCACGCGTGACAAGCCACGGTCCAAGCGGAGCGAACGAGAATCCGCTTTTACCCTTGGTCCACTGGCCTTCGCGTTCGAGCTGATACGCGCGTTCGGAAACATCATTCGCAAGGCAGTAGCCCGCCACATGTTCTAGCGCGTCTGCTTCGTCGATCTGCCAGGCGGGTTTACCGATCACCACGCCGAGTTCGACCTCCCAATCCAGCTTTTGCGCATCTGCGGGCAAGATGACCGGGTCGTTCGGACCGCTAATCGAGCCCGTATGCTTGTTGAACACCACAGGTTCGCGTGGTATCGGCGTGTCGGTTTCAGCAGCATGATCGGAGTAGTTCAGACCAATGCACACTAGATTACGGACGTTGCCGACGCAGGCGCCGAGACGCGTGCCCGCCTCAACGAGGGGTAGACGATCTAAATCGAGTTCGCCCAGCTTTGCAAGGGCGACCGGCGAGACAGTCGTTCCATCGATGTCGCTCACGATGCCGCTCAGATCGCGGATCGCGCCGCTCGAATCGATGATACCGGGGTGCTCCTGGCCAGGCAGGCCGAAACGGACGAGACGCATATAAATGCTCCTATCAGGACAAAAAAGTAATCGGAAATGTGCCGAGGTTGCCGAAGCCAACACGCAGTTCACAGCCGATTGGCAATTGCAGCACACCGGCGTAAGAGCCGGTGATAACAGCCTGGCCCGCAAGCAGTCCGAGGCCGCGGACACGAAGGAAATTGCTGAGCCACACGATCGGCGCCAGCAAGCTGCGATCAGGATGGCGGCCAGCGAACGTGACTGCTTCTGCCCCGACACTGGCCAGACTGATGTCCAATTCGACGGGGAGATCGGCCAGCGTCGCGCCTTCGATCGAATTAACGCGGGGTCCAATGACAAGGCCCGCATTGAACAGGCCGTCTGCCAATAATTCAGGGAACGTCAGCGTTTCGGGGTGCGAATACCGACTGCCTAGCAATTCAAGCGCGAGGTGCGTGTGCCCAAGAGCGTCGAGCACTTCGGCTTCGCTATAGGCTTCGCGTCGTGGGGGCAGGTCGCGGTTCAGCAGACAGGCCAGTTCGGGCTCTGCCCTCATAAAGGCACGCGAAGGCCCCGTCGTGCGACAAACGTCACCTCGACGGATATCAGCGTCATAGATCGGCGCGGCAATGACTTTGCCCGGCTGAGGAAGCGCGCATTTCCATGCGCCGATCCTCTGACCCAGCTGGTAGCTGACCTCTTGCTGGATGGCAAAACCGTCGTCCACATCCGCAGGCAACAGTTCGACAGGTAGCCGCTCGACGAGCTCGCTTTTTTGGCGCGCTGTCACAAGAATGCGTGCTGCCTCTGCGCGCGGACTGGCGATAGCCTTGGCGGCCTGTGTTGCAGCTGGCGCGTTCATGCCGCCCTACCTTTGTCAGTGCTGTTTCGACAGTGCCTGACAGAATGAACCCGCTCCCGGCACTGCGCTGCCACCGCGTCTAGGATCGGCTGCGCCAGCCCCGGCAAGCCGAGCCCACGCAAGTACCGCTGACCGAGCTCGGAAAGCTCCAAGGTCAGACGATATTGCGACGTGTCTTTGCCCTGTTCCGCCCAGCCCTGCTCGCACAGCAGCGCAAGCACTCGATGGGTTGGGCCGTTCTCCAGTTCGCGTTCAGCGCCGACGTTGGACATGCCTATCCCACGTGCTTCACGTGCGAACAACTCGATGACTTGCAGTGAACGGTCAACTGCGCCCTTGACAACTCTCATAGTGTTGATAACATTGTTCTTAATGGAACGTTGTTACAACAATAGAGAATACGTACAGAAAAGTCAATCGAAGACGGAGACAAGTTATGAATCGAAGCACCCCGGCCGAGCCGAATCGCCTGCGCCAATCGAAAACAGCGGCGGCCAGCGGCTGGATTGGATCAGCACTCGAGTACTACGACTTCCTCATTTACGCGACCGCAGCGTCATTGGTCTTTCCGCAACTTTTCTTCCCCTCTGGTAATCCGACGGTCGCGATCATCGCTTCACTGGCGACTTTCGGTGTCGGCTATGTCGCCCGTCCGCTAGGCGCTATGGTGCTCGGCCACGTCGGCGATCGGCACGGTCGGAAGACAGTGTTGATTTTCTGCATGTTCCTGATGGGCATTTCGACGATGTGCGTGGGACTTTTACCCACGTATCGGCAGGTCGGCATCTGGGCTCCGGTGCTGCTCGTCATTCTCCGGCTCGTTCAAGGGTTCGCTGTTGCCGGAGAGCTCTCCGGTGCCAGTTCCATGATTCTTGAACATGCACCGTTTGGTCGGCGCGGCTACTTTGCAAGCTTCACCATTCAGGGGTCTCAGGCCGGGCAGCTTCTGGCGTTCGGGGTCTTCCTGCCCCTCGCGCATTTCATGCCGAAGGATCAGTTCGCTTCCTGGGGATGGCGGATTCCGTTCCTGTTCAGTGTTGTCGTTATCATTGTCGGTTACATCATCCGCCGTCAGGTTCACGAGACCCCCACCTTTGCCAAGGAGCGAGCTCAGGGTCAGGTTCCCGCCTCACCGGTCGCCGAAGTCCTTCGGCAGAATTGGGGCGATGTTTTGCGCGTCGTCTGCATGGCGCTCACCGCCGTCGTCGTGTTTCTCGCTACGGTGTTCGGCACTGCGTACGCAGTGCAGCCGGCGTACGGTATCGGCTTTCCTGCCGGCGTCTATCTCTGGATTCCGGTCCTCGGTAACGTCTGTTCGGTCATCCTGATTCCCTTCGTCGGCAGTCTCTCAGACAGGATTGGCCGCAGGCCGCCAGTACTTGTCGGTGTCTTGAGCGCCGGCCTGCTTTCCTTCGGCTTCCTCTACGCGATCAGCATTCACAGCCTCTGGCTCTCACTGATTTTTTCCACGCTCATGTGGGGCATCGCCTACCAAGGCTTCAACGGTGTGTTCCCAAGCCTGTTCCCAGAACTCTTCCGACCGCGAGTACGCGTGACGGGAATGGCCATCGGACAGAATGTCGGGACGACCTTATCGGCCTTGATCCCGGCACTTTTCGTCGCAGTCGCGCCCCCTGGGTCCACCCACATCCCATTGAAGATCGGTTTTCTCACATTCGGCATTTGTCTGATCGCCGCGTTCGCCGCGTTCACCACTCGGGAAACATACCGTATCCGTCTTGACGAGCTCGGCGACCGCAACGCTATTCCCGTACCCACGGCCGAATACGAACGCCTGCGCAGTGAATCGATGGTCGCGACGAGCACGAATGCCGCGGAATCCGGGTTTGTCCACAACGTGCGGTCTTAAGCAGGCGCCGGACGCCGGCTCGAATGTGCACGAGTTCCTCGCGTCGTCGTGCGCCGACGGATCGCCTTCGGTCGGCGCAGCTTGGGTCACGCGCGCATTCACGCCAACTCAGGTATGTCGGTCTACTGATTTATCTCGCGCCCGAGTTAATTCGCAAGTTCACATATATCCAGAGACGTGCAGGCTGGCGAAACCGGCTTCCATGTAATCGAGAAATCGAGACGTAACCGGCGACTAGTAGCAGCGCACTTGAGGCATCGGTGCCGACCTCGTTAAAAAGACCTAACTCGCAGACGTAACTCGCTTTATCCACAATAGGAGACACAATGAGGACTTTTGACGTGACCAAGGCCGC from Paraburkholderia phytofirmans PsJN carries:
- a CDS encoding shikimate dehydrogenase family protein; translation: MDPHITGTTRLYGLVGDPLTAAKSPQLLNQLFTEQRVDAVCVPFWVNAANLPAFVSGARAMGNLSGMLVTMPHKQRMLALVDELDPTARQVGALNVIRCEPDGRWIGAIFDGVGCVLGMQWEGNHPANKSVLLVGAGGAGSAIAFAVAAAGASNLTISDVDEARAGGLAASVAAETGCDARSGPPDPQGFEIVINATPLGMKANDAMPVDPERLAHGAIVVDIINAAEPTPLRRAAQARGCRTQDGGPMHRGQAVYALRFLGFDYRPDGRSTPDDGPR
- a CDS encoding 2-keto-4-pentenoate hydratase; translated protein: MNAPAATQAAKAIASPRAEAARILVTARQKSELVERLPVELLPADVDDGFAIQQEVSYQLGQRIGAWKCALPQPGKVIAAPIYDADIRRGDVCRTTGPSRAFMRAEPELACLLNRDLPPRREAYSEAEVLDALGHTHLALELLGSRYSHPETLTFPELLADGLFNAGLVIGPRVNSIEGATLADLPVELDISLASVGAEAVTFAGRHPDRSLLAPIVWLSNFLRVRGLGLLAGQAVITGSYAGVLQLPIGCELRVGFGNLGTFPITFLS
- a CDS encoding helix-turn-helix domain-containing protein, whose amino-acid sequence is MRVVKGAVDRSLQVIELFAREARGIGMSNVGAERELENGPTHRVLALLCEQGWAEQGKDTSQYRLTLELSELGQRYLRGLGLPGLAQPILDAVAAQCRERVHSVRHCRNSTDKGRAA
- a CDS encoding Gfo/Idh/MocA family protein, whose translation is MRVALLEVSHWHVPLYLDALEAPGIEVVAVSDAEHVKGEAIAARFGSKLYSSAYELLEREEVDFAFVFGRHSEMPALAEAVIAKKIPFALEKPCGINMSQVTRLRALTEEANLYCAVPLIFRMSELLSSLEDAEGRIPSDFNYMSFRFIVGPPSRYAAAGAGWALDPEYSGGGSTINVATHFIDLFRLLTGKEIARVSATMNSRTHRGAVEDYSLLTMQTEDGVIGLVETGYSFPSTADEQREFSFTVASDRMYAKSGPDRIEIRDRNNLSAGTRSRRLQLETDIYYPLFVKRVLAECRTGARPIASLRDAELMMQVMDAAYASARQGGALQTLEPIPK
- a CDS encoding fumarylacetoacetate hydrolase family protein — protein: MRLVRFGLPGQEHPGIIDSSGAIRDLSGIVSDIDGTTVSPVALAKLGELDLDRLPLVEAGTRLGACVGNVRNLVCIGLNYSDHAAETDTPIPREPVVFNKHTGSISGPNDPVILPADAQKLDWEVELGVVIGKPAWQIDEADALEHVAGYCLANDVSERAYQLEREGQWTKGKSGFSFAPLGPWLVTRDEIPDPQVLDLWLDVNGTRRQTGNTRTMIFNIAHIVAYLSRFMPLMAGDVIITGTPPGVGLGQKPPVFLKAGDTMTLGGSGLGEQSQKVVQYVDTLGAAWGRGEYPSA
- a CDS encoding UxaA family hydrolase, giving the protein MSLNIADTSAPSTPSTSARVIRLNPADDVVIALEQLMSGTVIDKEAVTVSGLIPPGHKVATRDIRQGEAVHRYGQVIGFASQPIRAGQHVHTHNLAMGDFARDYAFGQAARPTLPSNRPATFQGIVRADGRVATRNYIGILTSVNCSATVARAIADHFRRDIHPEELAEFPNVDGVIALTHGSGCAIDSEGDGLAILQRTIGGYACHPNFASVLVVGLGCETNQIPRLLETQGLREHDRLRTFTIQDSGGTTSTIAKGIELVRRMLPEANDVRREAVSASHLTVGLQCGGSDGYSGITANPVLGAAVDLLVRHGGTAILSETPEIYGAEHLLTRRAATPEVGRKLLDRIRWWEAYANRHGAQMNNNPSAGNKAGGLTTVLEKSLGGIAKAGSTNLTEVYEYAQPVTARGLVFMDTPGYDPVSATGQVAGGANLICFTTGRGSAYGCAPTPSVKLATNTALWQRQSDDMDLNCGEVLEGRTTIEQLGGVLFELLLEVASGNRTRSEQHGYGQNEFVPWQISAIM
- a CDS encoding MFS transporter, which codes for MNRSTPAEPNRLRQSKTAAASGWIGSALEYYDFLIYATAASLVFPQLFFPSGNPTVAIIASLATFGVGYVARPLGAMVLGHVGDRHGRKTVLIFCMFLMGISTMCVGLLPTYRQVGIWAPVLLVILRLVQGFAVAGELSGASSMILEHAPFGRRGYFASFTIQGSQAGQLLAFGVFLPLAHFMPKDQFASWGWRIPFLFSVVVIIVGYIIRRQVHETPTFAKERAQGQVPASPVAEVLRQNWGDVLRVVCMALTAVVVFLATVFGTAYAVQPAYGIGFPAGVYLWIPVLGNVCSVILIPFVGSLSDRIGRRPPVLVGVLSAGLLSFGFLYAISIHSLWLSLIFSTLMWGIAYQGFNGVFPSLFPELFRPRVRVTGMAIGQNVGTTLSALIPALFVAVAPPGSTHIPLKIGFLTFGICLIAAFAAFTTRETYRIRLDELGDRNAIPVPTAEYERLRSESMVATSTNAAESGFVHNVRS